A single genomic interval of Spinacia oleracea cultivar Varoflay chromosome 6, BTI_SOV_V1, whole genome shotgun sequence harbors:
- the LOC110792345 gene encoding uncharacterized protein, which produces MANQLIETHREGAEVYSTPDLCKAKSYELLEELDMPNGLLPMNEMIEVGYNRTTGFVWLIQKELVKHHFEKIDRKVTYDTVVTAFVEKHKMKKLHGVKAKEMMIWLPLNEIYIGSDSTKITFGSYTGISRSFPVSAFIEEVKKVEEEKKVEEEKKVEEIKA; this is translated from the coding sequence atggcaaaccaattgatCGAAACCCACCGCGAAGGAGCGGAAGTATACTCCACCCCAGACCTCTGTAAGGCAAAATCATATGAATTGCTCGAAGAACTCGACATGCCCAACGGTCTCCTACCCATGAATGAGATGATAGAAGTTGGGTATAACCGCACGACCGGGTTCGTGTGGTTAATCCAGAAAGAACTGGTGAAACACCATTTCGAAAAGATTGATAGAAAGGTGACTTATGATACAGTTGTTACAGCTTTTGTTGAGAAGCATAAGATGAAGAAGCTTCATGGGGTTAAGGCGAAGGAGATGATGATTTGGTTACCTCTTAATGAAATTTACATTGGTTCGGATTCTACTAAGATTACCTTTGGTTCTTATACCGGTATTTCCCGCTCTTTTCCTGTTTCTGCTTTTATTGAAGAGGTGAAGAAAGTCGAAGAAGAGAAAAAGGTGGAAGAAGAGAAAAAGGTGGAAGAAATTAAAGCATAG